The Trichocoleus sp. FACHB-46 genome has a segment encoding these proteins:
- a CDS encoding leucyl aminopeptidase, whose amino-acid sequence MDVRATDTSCLNWAGDILALGLFEDGVELTGDLATLDEKLAGTLKELMAEADFKGKEGSSALARVGGGSAIRKVLLVGLGKPDSLKLESLRRAAALSMRQAKKEKGKTLAIQFPVWNSQTEATVQAIAEGAELAAYQDTRFKSESEDKNSQIEQIEILGVGDQSAAIQRARQICSGVILARELVAAPPNVVTSLTMAETAEAIAQEHGLEIEILEQEDCEKLGMGAFLGVARASDIPPKFIHITYKPNGTPRRKVAIVGKGLTFDSGGLNIKGAGSGIEMMKTDMGGAAATLGAAKAIAQIKPDVEVHFISAATENMISGRALRPGDVLTASNGKTIEVNNTDAEGRLTLADALVFTEKLGVDAIVDLATLTGACVVALGDDIAGLWSSDDTLAAELLNAAESAGEKLWQMPMEEKYFDGLKSMIADMKNTGPRPGGSITAALFLKQFVKETPWAHLDVAGPVWADKENGYNSAGATGYGVRTLVNWVVA is encoded by the coding sequence ATGGATGTTCGCGCGACAGATACCTCATGCCTAAACTGGGCGGGAGACATTTTAGCTCTAGGGTTGTTTGAAGATGGGGTGGAACTGACGGGTGATCTAGCGACCTTGGATGAGAAACTCGCAGGCACCTTAAAAGAGTTAATGGCTGAGGCTGATTTTAAGGGGAAAGAAGGCAGCAGTGCTCTTGCCCGTGTAGGCGGTGGCAGTGCCATTCGCAAAGTGCTTTTAGTTGGTTTAGGCAAACCCGACTCGCTAAAACTAGAAAGTTTAAGACGGGCCGCAGCTTTGAGTATGCGACAAGCGAAAAAAGAAAAAGGCAAGACCTTGGCTATTCAGTTCCCGGTATGGAATAGTCAGACTGAAGCTACTGTGCAAGCGATCGCCGAAGGGGCAGAGTTAGCCGCCTATCAGGACACCCGCTTCAAGTCAGAATCGGAAGACAAAAACTCCCAGATAGAACAAATTGAGATTTTAGGTGTCGGTGACCAAAGCGCTGCCATTCAGCGGGCGCGGCAGATTTGTTCGGGAGTAATTTTGGCGCGAGAACTGGTTGCTGCTCCTCCCAACGTGGTCACTTCACTGACGATGGCAGAAACGGCTGAAGCGATCGCCCAAGAACACGGCTTAGAAATTGAGATTCTGGAGCAAGAAGACTGCGAAAAGCTGGGCATGGGAGCTTTCTTGGGCGTGGCTAGAGCTTCTGATATTCCGCCTAAGTTTATTCACATCACTTACAAGCCCAACGGCACTCCTCGACGCAAAGTTGCGATCGTGGGGAAAGGACTCACCTTTGACTCTGGTGGCCTCAACATCAAAGGGGCAGGCAGCGGCATCGAGATGATGAAAACCGACATGGGGGGTGCCGCTGCAACCTTGGGTGCTGCTAAGGCGATCGCGCAAATTAAACCCGATGTAGAAGTGCATTTCATCAGCGCCGCAACTGAGAACATGATCAGCGGTCGAGCCTTGCGTCCTGGCGATGTACTGACTGCTTCCAACGGCAAAACCATCGAAGTGAATAACACCGACGCAGAAGGCCGTCTTACCTTGGCCGACGCCCTGGTGTTTACCGAAAAACTCGGTGTCGATGCAATCGTAGATTTAGCCACCCTCACTGGAGCCTGTGTCGTTGCCTTAGGTGATGATATTGCGGGTCTCTGGAGTAGTGACGATACCTTGGCTGCGGAGTTACTAAATGCGGCTGAATCCGCAGGTGAAAAGCTCTGGCAAATGCCAATGGAAGAAAAATACTTTGACGGTCTGAAATCGATGATCGCAGACATGAAAAATACTGGTCCTCGTCCTGGTGGCTCCATTACTGCGGCTCTCTTCTTAAAACAGTTTGTGAAAGAAACGCCGTGGGCTCATCTCGATGTCGCTGGCCCAGTTTGGGCAGACAAGGAAAATGGCTATAACAGTGCTGGAGCCACGGGCTACGGGGTCCGCACCTTGGTCAACTGGGTCGTTGCTTAA
- a CDS encoding glycosyltransferase: MKSTASASSKPLSAQLNLLAFLFFPVLGLTGLYVLQNPGNLAIWDVFGLISLGVVGVWRWAWFLLRLLRSRIYLHWVFPKWRRWANKVPVEHLPHVCLLVPTYKEKPWITERVFRAIAREARDLVHPITVLVSSSSDEENASIVEILKAEDPELKTVRLVLMTQKDGKRKAMADGLRELAQLNLPADTIVALMDGDSELAPGTLRQCLPFFLMFPKMGALTTDELPVVQGSYLFSEWFHLRFAQRHSQMCSDSLSRKVMCLTGRFSLFRAEAALHPTFAMQLENDTLDDWLWGQFKFLSGDDKSTWFWLLQRGYEMLYIPDVVVYSIETISGSFVDRAYQNMRRWYGNMLRNNNRAIALGPHRIGWTAWYSLLDQRISIWTSLITPGLLVISFLQGNWVAVGIISSWICFSRPLMLLLIFWGRSSELRPIHFPILLLSQWASALVKVWTLMNLAKQNWSNRGNQSISAEGSGLERAAKLGTSRFLLGAQAFSFVIFLLWLSGSLSPIWDLEGWWLNRQVVAQQMPLEIVEAIDRGVIPNDNRDDSAALQALIARLPQSSQVQINLPIGEIDLFQPVEINRSDIKLKGQGMSRTILQAHFAREAGEAVLSIQPKGEGDRVTKSTAQPVSHTAKAVVDKLRNVELSGFTMRQILPKSAVVAEYAIDSIYLRQVEQATVKNLHLERSGRNPLVLNSTQDVTVEYVAVDGSLNRGEIVMEDAVNTQTKGVTLPTSLSQGA; this comes from the coding sequence ATGAAATCTACTGCATCAGCCTCTTCTAAACCCCTGAGCGCCCAACTTAACTTGTTGGCATTCCTGTTTTTTCCAGTCTTGGGCTTGACAGGTCTCTACGTCTTACAAAACCCTGGCAACCTAGCCATTTGGGATGTGTTTGGCCTGATTAGCTTGGGCGTAGTGGGTGTATGGCGCTGGGCTTGGTTTCTCTTACGCCTGTTGCGATCGCGGATTTACCTGCACTGGGTCTTTCCTAAGTGGCGGCGCTGGGCCAATAAAGTTCCGGTTGAGCATCTGCCTCACGTTTGTTTGCTCGTCCCAACTTATAAAGAGAAACCCTGGATTACCGAGCGAGTCTTTCGGGCGATCGCGCGAGAAGCTAGAGATTTAGTGCACCCGATTACTGTTCTAGTCAGTAGCAGCAGTGACGAAGAAAATGCCTCGATTGTAGAGATCCTCAAAGCCGAAGATCCAGAACTCAAAACCGTTCGTCTGGTTTTAATGACGCAGAAAGACGGTAAGCGCAAAGCGATGGCCGATGGTCTGAGAGAACTCGCACAACTGAATTTGCCTGCGGATACGATTGTGGCGTTGATGGATGGTGACTCAGAACTAGCTCCCGGCACGCTGCGCCAGTGTCTACCCTTTTTCCTCATGTTCCCCAAAATGGGAGCTTTAACCACTGACGAGTTACCAGTGGTTCAAGGTTCTTATCTGTTTTCTGAATGGTTTCACCTGCGGTTTGCCCAACGCCACAGCCAAATGTGCTCGGACTCGCTCTCGCGCAAGGTGATGTGCTTGACAGGCCGCTTCTCTCTGTTTCGGGCAGAGGCAGCGTTACATCCTACCTTTGCCATGCAGCTGGAAAACGACACACTGGATGATTGGCTCTGGGGACAATTCAAGTTTCTGTCTGGAGATGATAAGAGTACTTGGTTTTGGCTGCTGCAACGTGGCTATGAAATGCTCTACATCCCCGATGTAGTTGTCTACTCGATTGAGACAATTTCGGGTTCCTTTGTCGATCGCGCTTACCAGAACATGCGGCGCTGGTACGGCAACATGCTGCGGAACAACAACCGCGCGATCGCGCTTGGCCCTCATCGCATCGGTTGGACTGCTTGGTACAGCTTGCTCGACCAACGCATTAGTATTTGGACTTCTCTGATTACGCCTGGTCTACTAGTCATTTCGTTTCTGCAAGGCAATTGGGTTGCGGTTGGGATCATTTCGTCCTGGATTTGCTTTAGCCGTCCACTGATGTTGCTGCTGATTTTCTGGGGTCGGAGTTCTGAGCTGCGCCCAATTCACTTCCCCATTTTGCTGCTGTCGCAGTGGGCATCGGCTTTAGTCAAGGTGTGGACACTGATGAATTTGGCCAAGCAGAATTGGTCTAACCGGGGCAATCAGAGCATTTCGGCAGAAGGCTCTGGTTTGGAAAGAGCCGCCAAGCTGGGCACTTCTCGATTTTTGTTGGGGGCTCAAGCCTTTAGTTTCGTGATTTTCCTCTTATGGCTATCTGGCTCCCTTAGCCCCATTTGGGATTTGGAGGGCTGGTGGCTCAACCGCCAAGTGGTAGCGCAGCAAATGCCGTTGGAAATTGTCGAGGCGATCGATCGCGGGGTGATTCCTAACGATAATCGAGATGATTCTGCTGCTTTACAGGCATTAATTGCTCGCTTGCCGCAATCCAGTCAGGTACAGATTAATTTGCCCATTGGTGAAATTGATTTATTTCAACCTGTAGAAATTAATCGCAGCGACATCAAGCTCAAGGGACAAGGCATGTCACGGACGATTTTGCAGGCTCATTTCGCTCGCGAAGCTGGAGAAGCGGTGCTTTCTATTCAACCTAAGGGAGAGGGCGATCGCGTCACGAAATCTACAGCTCAGCCCGTCTCTCACACCGCTAAGGCCGTTGTAGACAAGCTAAGAAATGTGGAGTTAAGTGGCTTTACGATGCGGCAGATTTTGCCCAAGTCTGCGGTTGTTGCCGAATATGCGATCGATAGTATTTACTTACGCCAAGTTGAGCAAGCCACTGTGAAGAATCTGCATCTGGAGCGGAGTGGTCGCAATCCCCTAGTGCTGAACTCAACGCAAGATGTAACGGTGGAATATGTGGCGGTAGATGGCAGTTTGAATCGGGGTGAGATTGTGATGGAGGATGCGGTCAATACCCAAACGAAAGGGGTGACTTTGCCGACTTCGTTATCTCAGGGGGCTTAG
- the petC gene encoding cytochrome b6-f complex iron-sulfur subunit has product MAQVSGSADVPSMGRRQFMNFLTFGAVTGTALGALYPVVKYFIPPSSGSGSGGVTAKDALGNDILVSDFLASHKTGERSLAQGLKGDPTYIVVEGEQALASYGINAVCTHLGCVVPWNSGENKFICPCHGSQYDNTGKVVRGPAPLSLALVHATVQEDKVSFTPWTETDFRTGDDPWWS; this is encoded by the coding sequence ATGGCTCAAGTCTCTGGATCTGCAGACGTACCTAGCATGGGTCGTCGCCAATTTATGAATTTCCTCACGTTTGGTGCGGTCACAGGCACAGCCTTGGGCGCACTATATCCTGTGGTCAAATACTTTATCCCGCCGTCTAGTGGAAGCGGTAGCGGTGGGGTTACTGCGAAGGATGCGCTCGGTAATGACATCCTCGTGAGTGACTTCCTTGCCAGTCACAAAACTGGCGAGCGCTCTTTGGCTCAGGGGCTCAAAGGCGACCCCACCTACATCGTGGTAGAAGGCGAGCAAGCCCTTGCCAGCTACGGCATTAATGCGGTCTGCACCCACTTGGGCTGTGTCGTGCCCTGGAATAGTGGCGAGAATAAGTTCATCTGTCCCTGTCATGGTTCGCAGTATGACAACACTGGCAAGGTAGTCCGGGGTCCAGCACCGCTGTCCCTCGCCCTAGTTCACGCAACTGTCCAAGAGGACAAAGTCTCCTTTACACCTTGGACTGAAACTGACTTCCGCACAGGTGATGACCCTTGGTGGTCCTAG
- a CDS encoding DUF3067 family protein, whose protein sequence is MTGRDLHQLILRKWGRSYDVQVRRTQGKIFVQVMWKYLEQASFPLTEAEYFAHLETISSYLEAWGGFSQVQQFVEQTKERPRLGKAVSIPLDLGDRASEWLLEEF, encoded by the coding sequence ATGACAGGACGAGACTTACATCAACTCATTCTCCGCAAATGGGGCCGTTCCTACGATGTTCAAGTGCGACGGACCCAGGGCAAAATCTTTGTTCAGGTCATGTGGAAGTATTTGGAGCAGGCTTCTTTTCCCCTCACGGAAGCCGAATATTTCGCCCATCTAGAAACCATCAGCAGCTACTTAGAGGCTTGGGGTGGCTTCAGCCAAGTGCAGCAGTTTGTTGAGCAGACTAAGGAACGGCCTCGCTTGGGTAAGGCTGTGAGCATCCCGCTGGATCTGGGCGATCGCGCTTCCGAGTGGTTGCTAGAAGAGTTTTAA
- the hpsE gene encoding hormogonium polysaccharide biosynthesis glycosyltransferase HpsE has protein sequence MIDFTVAIRTYNGEKRLPAVLDRLRSQVGTEGFSWEVLIVDNKSTDNTKKVVEAYQTNWPQAYPIRYTFEGEQGAAFARQRAIREAQGTFIGFLDDDNLPTPDWVAKACAFGQQHPEAGAYGSQIRGNFEVAPPQNFERIAAFLAIIDRGQQVFRYDTKVLPPGAGLVVRKQAWLENVPSRLLLRGPVGTSLSAKSEDIEALAYLKRGGWEIWHNPAMCIYHEIPKSRLEKAYLLNLCRGAGLGRHHIRMIGFKPWQRPFAFPIYLANDVRKVLLHFIKYYSVIKTDVVAACEMELLLGILISPFFLWREKYLEVKAASRYPNSLSTSV, from the coding sequence ATGATTGACTTTACTGTCGCCATACGTACTTATAACGGGGAAAAGCGTCTACCTGCTGTTTTGGATCGGTTGCGATCGCAGGTGGGAACGGAGGGGTTCTCTTGGGAAGTGCTGATTGTCGATAACAAAAGCACTGATAACACCAAAAAGGTCGTTGAAGCTTACCAAACCAACTGGCCCCAAGCTTATCCCATCCGATACACCTTTGAAGGGGAGCAAGGGGCAGCGTTTGCCAGACAGCGGGCGATTCGCGAGGCCCAAGGTACCTTCATTGGGTTTTTAGATGACGATAATTTGCCCACCCCAGATTGGGTTGCGAAAGCCTGTGCCTTTGGCCAACAGCATCCCGAAGCAGGGGCTTATGGTAGTCAGATTCGGGGAAACTTTGAAGTTGCACCCCCTCAGAACTTTGAGCGAATTGCTGCATTCCTAGCAATTATTGATCGCGGTCAGCAGGTATTCCGGTATGACACCAAGGTACTGCCTCCTGGTGCAGGCCTGGTGGTCCGTAAGCAAGCTTGGTTGGAGAATGTGCCTTCTCGCCTTCTGTTACGGGGTCCTGTCGGAACGTCCCTATCTGCCAAAAGCGAAGATATTGAAGCTTTGGCTTACCTCAAGCGTGGAGGCTGGGAAATTTGGCATAACCCAGCCATGTGTATTTATCACGAAATTCCCAAGTCCCGTCTAGAAAAAGCTTATTTGCTCAACTTGTGTCGAGGCGCGGGGCTAGGTCGTCACCACATTCGGATGATTGGCTTCAAGCCGTGGCAAAGACCCTTCGCCTTTCCAATCTACCTAGCCAATGATGTTCGCAAGGTGCTGCTGCACTTCATCAAGTACTACTCAGTGATTAAAACTGATGTGGTTGCCGCTTGCGAAATGGAGCTACTGCTAGGAATTCTGATTAGTCCTTTCTTCCTTTGGCGGGAAAAGTACTTAGAGGTGAAAGCAGCAAGTAGATACCCTAACTCTCTTTCTACCTCGGTCTAA
- a CDS encoding HlyD family secretion protein — protein MVKTPTKPLGFQEFVAVPPEADYRLPDFKKKQIWQRLLVGMTCLGLGGAAIAFGLSSVTYRLTHATVDGGLISGRTVRLRAPIDGKLKAFYARPGAPVKSGQILARLESTAQVEQNLLQLQGEVQTKTAQLVAAKQSLVFLQQQLSSLEIQDKTLQRVNTGLSAKEVTHQQAAVEAAMAKEKAARLDYQRYQQLLQEGAISRQKVDQLEFIWKSAEAEVKQAQAELSSAQASLGALQDGVALTPGATLADQRMNLMRSVQGQAAQIETLEAELDSSQKQLKKAQAEFSDRQDIEISAPFTGVVYSTEHDQGEQVNRPDTLITLLDCNDLWVETLVSTQQANQIDSTKPVRVQLAGAEDTFVGEVELIEAVNRAELAKDQAQALVPAVASNLVGQPLAKVTVRIPPAPQQSQTNQFCGVGQSARMTFGTKLLAGK, from the coding sequence ATGGTAAAGACCCCAACTAAGCCCCTCGGCTTCCAAGAGTTTGTTGCAGTTCCCCCTGAAGCTGACTATCGGTTGCCCGATTTTAAGAAAAAGCAGATTTGGCAAAGATTACTTGTCGGGATGACTTGTCTGGGGTTAGGAGGGGCGGCGATCGCCTTTGGCCTGTCCTCCGTTACCTATCGACTGACCCATGCCACTGTAGATGGTGGGCTAATCAGTGGTCGAACTGTGCGGTTACGCGCTCCCATTGATGGCAAACTGAAAGCTTTTTACGCCCGTCCCGGTGCCCCAGTTAAATCAGGCCAGATTCTGGCTCGGCTGGAAAGCACAGCCCAGGTAGAGCAAAACTTGTTGCAGTTGCAGGGTGAAGTGCAAACCAAGACGGCACAGTTGGTCGCAGCCAAACAATCCCTAGTCTTTCTGCAGCAACAGCTAAGCAGCTTAGAAATTCAAGATAAGACCTTACAAAGAGTCAATACAGGTCTCTCTGCGAAGGAGGTTACGCACCAGCAAGCAGCCGTTGAGGCAGCAATGGCTAAGGAAAAAGCGGCTCGACTGGATTACCAGCGCTACCAGCAGTTATTGCAGGAAGGTGCGATTTCTCGTCAGAAGGTGGACCAACTAGAGTTCATCTGGAAATCAGCTGAAGCAGAAGTCAAGCAAGCCCAAGCCGAGTTGTCTTCAGCTCAAGCTTCCTTAGGTGCTTTACAAGACGGTGTGGCGCTGACTCCTGGTGCAACCTTGGCCGACCAACGCATGAACTTGATGCGGAGCGTTCAAGGCCAAGCGGCTCAAATTGAGACCCTCGAAGCTGAGCTAGACAGCAGCCAAAAACAATTGAAAAAAGCCCAGGCAGAGTTTAGCGATCGCCAAGACATTGAAATTTCAGCTCCCTTTACAGGCGTGGTCTACAGTACCGAGCACGACCAAGGCGAGCAAGTGAACCGCCCCGACACCCTGATTACCTTGTTGGACTGTAATGACCTCTGGGTAGAAACTTTGGTCTCTACCCAACAAGCAAACCAAATTGATAGTACTAAGCCAGTGCGAGTGCAACTTGCTGGAGCTGAAGACACCTTCGTCGGCGAAGTGGAGCTGATTGAGGCAGTGAACCGCGCTGAATTGGCAAAAGACCAGGCCCAGGCTTTAGTGCCTGCGGTCGCCTCTAATTTAGTTGGCCAACCCTTAGCCAAGGTGACTGTACGCATTCCTCCTGCGCCTCAGCAGTCTCAGACCAACCAGTTTTGTGGCGTCGGCCAATCAGCTCGCATGACCTTTGGCACCAAACTGTTGGCAGGTAAATAG
- the petA gene encoding cytochrome f, whose protein sequence is MKKTFLSAIFAPRYLWRVTLAAISAIAILLGSDLMLPHSAAAYPVYAQQAYENPREATGRIVCANCHLGAKRTEVEVPQAVLPDTVFEAVVKIPYDTNVQQVLGNGEKGPLNVGAVLILPKGFKIAPEDRIPEEMKEKIGGLYFQPYSADKDNIVVVGPLPGEQYQELTFPVLSPDPNADKSVKFGKYPINVGGNRGRGQVYPTGDKSNNTIYNASAAGKITQITKAESGGYAVTIQSADGGTAVDNIPAGPELVVAEGQEVKAGEALTTDPNVGGFGQVDTEIVLQSPARIQGLVAFFAAITLSQIMLVLKKKQVEKVQAAEMNF, encoded by the coding sequence ATGAAGAAAACTTTTTTGTCAGCGATATTCGCTCCGCGATACCTCTGGCGCGTTACGCTTGCCGCTATCAGCGCGATCGCCATTTTGCTCGGTAGCGATCTAATGCTGCCTCACTCTGCTGCTGCTTATCCGGTCTATGCTCAGCAAGCTTACGAGAATCCTCGTGAGGCCACAGGTCGGATTGTTTGCGCCAACTGTCACTTAGGCGCTAAGCGGACTGAAGTAGAAGTACCTCAAGCCGTTCTTCCAGATACGGTGTTTGAAGCAGTCGTCAAGATTCCTTACGACACCAACGTACAGCAGGTGTTGGGCAATGGTGAAAAAGGTCCTCTGAACGTTGGTGCGGTCCTGATCCTGCCTAAGGGCTTTAAGATCGCTCCTGAGGACAGAATTCCTGAAGAAATGAAGGAAAAAATTGGCGGTCTGTATTTCCAACCCTACAGTGCCGACAAGGACAATATCGTGGTAGTGGGTCCGTTACCTGGAGAGCAGTATCAAGAGCTGACCTTCCCAGTCCTCTCCCCCGACCCTAACGCCGATAAGTCTGTGAAATTTGGTAAATACCCAATCAACGTGGGTGGTAATCGTGGTCGTGGCCAGGTTTATCCTACTGGTGACAAGAGCAACAACACGATTTACAACGCTTCTGCTGCTGGGAAAATTACCCAAATTACTAAAGCCGAAAGTGGTGGTTATGCTGTCACCATTCAATCTGCTGACGGTGGCACCGCTGTAGACAACATTCCAGCGGGTCCTGAGCTAGTAGTCGCGGAAGGCCAAGAAGTGAAAGCGGGTGAAGCGCTCACGACTGATCCTAACGTGGGTGGCTTCGGTCAGGTTGATACAGAAATCGTGCTGCAAAGCCCTGCTCGCATCCAAGGCTTGGTTGCCTTCTTCGCTGCAATCACTCTCTCTCAAATTATGCTTGTCCTGAAGAAGAAGCAGGTTGAGAAAGTGCAAGCTGCTGAAATGAACTTCTAA
- a CDS encoding transglycosylase SLT domain-containing protein: MLKRRGTQVSLAIGAGLCALLLGATLSVTTSGFTRKWQSWIQPQPSSLPSQSQAADSAVAALADLSPEQRAAKLAAIAQGKQGADRNRARYLLASDAIRQRQGEKALQWLKGLESDYPELAAYVAFKQAQAYTVSGKTAEAAAAWKSLLRQYPDHPVAAEALFVLGRQDRQYWDQAIAKFPTYPRTQDIIRQRLRQNPNQPKLLLILAKYGINAPGIVPVLNRLTENASFTATLQPEDWEAIAFNYWEHQEYGKAAEAYARAPRNSLNTYRIGRGLQLSGLNSQAYRAYQLLATAFPQAEETATALIRMAQLTPKPINGIPYLDRVISQFPDQAAEALMVKADILEGLGSGKSAAQSRQSVLSQYPKSDAAAEIRWKQAQRQANTGNFLAAWQWAEPITKQNSESEFAPEAAYWVGKWANQIGREQDATSAFEYVLAKYPESYYAWRSAVQLGWNVGDFDSVRQLQPQVVRSGHSSPLPTGSATLQELYQLGQSQDAWALWQVEFKNPTKPTVAEQFTDGVLRVGVGDHLDGIFMLSSLAWREKTEERSQYQTLKQQPAFWQALYPFPFLQPIEAWSQERQLNPLLVTALIRQESRFQPQIRSVVGATGLMQVMPETASWIASQIKLKQYKLDKPEDNIKLGTWYLAYTHREYDNNSLFAVASYNAGPGAVAGWVDKNTFSDLDQFVEAIPYGETKGYVKSVFENYWNYLRLYNPEVSQQVEQVAQASDSYQSAFKF, encoded by the coding sequence ATGCTGAAGCGACGAGGCACGCAAGTTTCTTTGGCCATTGGAGCAGGGCTGTGCGCCTTACTCTTAGGGGCAACGTTGTCGGTTACAACCAGCGGTTTCACTCGCAAATGGCAAAGCTGGATTCAACCACAGCCGTCATCTCTGCCCAGCCAAAGCCAAGCTGCTGACTCTGCCGTTGCGGCTTTAGCCGACCTATCTCCCGAGCAACGAGCCGCCAAACTAGCAGCGATCGCCCAAGGCAAACAAGGAGCAGACCGCAACCGCGCTCGCTATTTGCTAGCAAGTGATGCAATTCGGCAACGCCAAGGAGAAAAAGCGCTCCAGTGGCTCAAGGGTTTAGAGTCAGATTACCCGGAGCTTGCTGCCTACGTTGCTTTTAAGCAGGCCCAAGCTTATACGGTTAGTGGCAAAACAGCCGAGGCAGCCGCCGCTTGGAAAAGTCTGCTGCGACAATATCCGGATCACCCCGTCGCTGCCGAAGCTTTATTCGTGCTAGGCCGCCAAGATCGGCAGTATTGGGACCAAGCGATTGCCAAGTTTCCAACTTATCCTCGCACTCAAGACATCATTCGGCAACGCCTGCGCCAGAACCCAAATCAGCCAAAATTGCTCTTAATTTTGGCTAAGTATGGCATTAATGCTCCAGGCATTGTCCCGGTGCTGAATCGGCTAACCGAAAACGCCAGCTTTACCGCTACACTCCAGCCCGAAGATTGGGAAGCGATCGCCTTTAACTACTGGGAGCACCAGGAATATGGCAAAGCCGCAGAAGCTTATGCCCGTGCCCCTCGTAATTCCCTCAACACATATCGGATTGGGCGCGGGTTGCAACTCAGCGGCTTAAACTCTCAAGCCTACCGAGCTTACCAACTGTTAGCCACCGCTTTCCCCCAAGCTGAGGAAACGGCCACAGCTCTAATTCGCATGGCTCAGCTTACGCCTAAACCGATTAATGGCATTCCCTATCTAGATCGAGTCATTAGCCAATTCCCCGACCAGGCAGCAGAAGCCCTGATGGTCAAGGCTGACATTCTAGAAGGCTTAGGTAGTGGCAAATCAGCCGCGCAATCTCGCCAATCGGTTTTGAGCCAGTATCCAAAATCAGATGCTGCCGCCGAAATTCGCTGGAAACAAGCCCAGCGCCAAGCCAACACCGGAAACTTTTTGGCTGCTTGGCAGTGGGCTGAACCGATTACCAAGCAAAACTCTGAGAGTGAATTCGCCCCAGAAGCCGCTTATTGGGTGGGTAAGTGGGCGAACCAAATTGGGCGTGAGCAAGATGCCACAAGTGCCTTTGAGTATGTCTTGGCGAAATATCCAGAGTCTTATTATGCTTGGCGATCGGCTGTACAGCTAGGCTGGAACGTAGGCGATTTTGATAGCGTCCGTCAACTCCAGCCTCAAGTTGTGCGCTCTGGTCACTCCAGCCCATTACCCACGGGTTCTGCCACCTTGCAAGAGCTGTATCAGTTGGGGCAAAGCCAAGATGCTTGGGCGCTCTGGCAAGTAGAATTCAAAAATCCCACTAAGCCAACGGTAGCGGAGCAGTTTACCGATGGGGTGTTGCGAGTAGGAGTGGGCGATCATCTCGATGGCATTTTTATGTTGTCGAGCTTGGCTTGGCGCGAAAAAACTGAGGAGCGATCGCAATACCAAACCCTTAAGCAACAGCCTGCTTTCTGGCAAGCACTGTATCCTTTTCCCTTTCTGCAACCCATCGAGGCTTGGTCGCAAGAACGGCAACTCAATCCCCTGCTTGTCACAGCCTTAATCCGCCAGGAATCCCGGTTTCAGCCGCAAATTCGCTCTGTTGTGGGAGCAACTGGACTGATGCAAGTCATGCCCGAGACAGCTTCTTGGATCGCCTCGCAAATTAAGCTGAAGCAGTACAAACTGGACAAACCGGAAGACAACATCAAACTAGGTACCTGGTATTTAGCCTACACCCACCGCGAGTACGACAATAACTCTCTCTTCGCGGTTGCCAGTTACAATGCGGGTCCCGGGGCTGTAGCGGGTTGGGTAGATAAAAACACTTTCAGCGATCTTGATCAATTTGTGGAAGCAATCCCCTACGGCGAAACCAAAGGCTACGTGAAGTCGGTGTTTGAAAACTACTGGAACTATCTACGCCTCTACAATCCAGAAGTTTCCCAACAGGTCGAACAGGTCGCCCAAGCTTCCGACAGTTACCAATCCGCCTTCAAGTTTTAA